In Anomaloglossus baeobatrachus isolate aAnoBae1 chromosome 3, aAnoBae1.hap1, whole genome shotgun sequence, one genomic interval encodes:
- the LOC142296254 gene encoding uncharacterized protein LOC142296254, with protein sequence MKRTIRSLLVLTVDLVKRRWRSARDQFRREYNPVATTAAAAKKKKYVHYERLSFLMLIMEVPNTEDNLEDSEEAPSAVLTATSASEMELTSYQPPTIPNTSQPDAEEMSSDLGLGTSQSTNVIPGQSTEQQSDPSPVLAESSPQQHAGTQPRITTNTMRTVAQSIRGRRHRRYEDLRSLPDIIDTRIIHMMNSLIPESDGERFCRSLSPSLALVAPDRQDRLRASLITLISATQREPEPIYCFEVIEQWRANPRGPHTNTTQQTVETQTDEHYSNFQLNPVVQQTHIQCPSSSMGSDVQIRPTIVPHQTGTLMTQRPSQQPSFVPQVPQQTPMQTSFNYPSIVSNVHRLPQMFQQPTSYHVPNNPQQQYFQHQTYSTNFTYTHTQPLPTHQHVPPTLGLPSAQTTASLFVPSTTTVTSGSTDQSLTTTSSVVQQTIL encoded by the exons ATGAAAAGGACAATCAGGAGTCTATTAGTACTTACAG tggatcttgttaaacggcgatggcgctcagcccgtgaccagttcagaagagaatataacccagtggcaaccacagctgccgcagccaaaaagaaaaaatatgtccattatgaaagactcagcttcctcatgctcattatggaagtaccaaa tacagaggataatctagaagatagtgaggaagccccgtcagcagtattaacagcgacctctgcttccgagatggagcttacctcatatcaaccaccaacaatccccaacaccagccagccagacgcagaagaaatgtcctctgatttgggtttgggaacaagtcaatccactaatgtaattccaggccagtctacagagCAACAAAGtgacccttcaccagttcttgcagagagtagtccacagcaacatgcaggcacacagccaagaataacaactaataccatgcgcacagtagcccaatctatccgtggtcgcagacataggcgttatgaagatttacgttccctgccagatatcattgataccagaataatacacatgatgaattcactgataccagagagtgatggagagagattttgtcgctccctttctccctctcttgcattggttgcacctgataggcaggacagattgagggcgtccttaataacactaatatccgctacccaacgtgagccagaacccatatattgttttgaagtgatagagcaatggagagctaatccacgtggtccacacacaaacacaactcaacaaactgtggaaacccaaactgatgaacattactctaattttcaactaaatcctgtagtgcaacaaacacatatacagtgtccatcttcttctatgggaagtgatgtacaaattaggccaacaattgtcccacaccaaacaggtacattaatgacacaaaggccatctcaacagccatcatttgtcccacaagtaccccaacagacaccaatgcaaacctcttttaactatcctagtattgttagtaatgttcatagactacctcaaatgtttcaacaaccaacatcctaccatgttcctaataatccacaacaacagtactttcaacatcagacttattcaactaacttcacatacacacatactcagcctcttccaacacatcaacatgtaccacctacacttggtcttccatctgctcaaacaactgcatcattatttgttccaagtacaacaactgttactagtggaagcactgatcagtcactcactacaacatctagtgttgtgcagcaaactattctgtag